The following nucleotide sequence is from Deltaproteobacteria bacterium.
ACGTAGCGGTCGTTACCGGCAAACCACATCACACGAGCGTAGTCATGCTCTCGAACTTTTTCTTCAATCAAATACTCAAGGCCAATGTCTGAGCCTTTTTCATGGCCGTAGGAGAGCTTGAACTGAGGCTCTGCTTGGAGTGTGATTTCCACTACCACGCCCAGCATGCCAAGATGAGTGGCAACGGATGCAACGGTATCTTCGTCGAATACACGTAGGTTTCCTTCGCCATCCACGATCTTCATACCAACAACCATATCAGCCATACTTGATGGGATATTCAAAGAGGAGTGGTGAGCGGCTGTTGCGATACCACCGGCAATGCTTACGCCGGTGTAGTCTGGCATCGCTCGAATTGCTAAGTCATAACCGTGAAGGATTTCAGAAAGCTCTGTGGCACGAATGCCAGGCTCAACCGTGACGGTCATGAGGTCTTCATCGACCGCAAGTACTTGGTTCATTTGCCATACGTTTAAAAGAATACCGCCATGCTCGGGGCATATGAATTTGCTGTTGCTGTTTGAGGTATTGAGGGAAACCACTTTCAATGATTTGTCCAGTTCGTTCGCGAGTGTGACTGCTTCCTGAACTTCCTCAATGTTACGCGCTTCGATGATTTGTGAAGCATCGCAGGTAACGGTGCTCTGGTAGTTTGGAAATTGCTCATTGCCTTCGTAGCCTTGTTCAGGAGCGCCGTCAGCATTGAGGTGATCTGTGACCCAGAGGATTCCATTGCCCACGAGGTTTAAGAAGCTGCCCAGGTTTTGGGTGTTCGAGTCGTGTCCTAACGTCGTACCAAAAAGACGGGTACCATTCTCAACCCGTGTCCATGCCACAACTTCTTCTCTGCGCGTCTGCGGGCTGTAAGCGGTGTAGAGTGGTGTGAGGTCCCCAGTGGTTGCGGTCACTTGGTAAACCTCGTCGCGGGGTGAATCGATCTCTTGAGGTAGAAGCGCGGTAATAGGGTGGTTGCTTGCTTGTGTGGCGACGACGGAACGCTTCCAGTCGTGCTTTACGGAATCCACACCGGTAAATTCCCACCAGTGGGGGAAGTCTTCACCAAAGTTTGCAACTTGCCATTGCCATCGTGCCCAGCGTGTGCGCCAGTTGTCCCACCAGCTTAAGCTGTCTGATGTGCTTCGAAAGCTATGCATCGCACAATGAATGAATACTGCTGGAATACCGTTGTCTCGAGACTGACTGATCATGTTGTGGATCATGTCGTAGTCGTTGTTTTCTGCGAGGCAGAAGTTGTAGACGATGACGTCGTAGCCGTTTGAGAAGTTCTCGGTATTCATGGTGTCGAGTGTATCGGCTTGCTTCTTACCAACGACGGTCAGATCAACATTTGCATATTGAGAAAGGCCGGTCCGTAACTCTTGGGTTTGTTCAGCATACTTGTGCCAGAACCCGTCGTAGTCGGTGAGGTAGAGCGCCCGGATGGGCTCTGGATTGGTTGCAAATGCGGCACCGCAGGTGATGGCACTGGCACAGAGAGCGGCAGTGACGGCGAGTGCAAAGGTCTTGATCGAATTCATATTGTGCTTCCTTTTGAACATATCTACCCGCAAGTAGTTTATTCTGGTCACAAAAATCTACCCAAAAGTAGTCAAATGTAGGAAAAATTGATCCTTTGCTATTTGAACCACTGTGATATTTTTAAGTGACTGATTTTGTTAGTTATTTGTCCACTCTTGCAGGCAGCCAGCGCCTGACAGAATCACTTGCTTGAGGTCATTATCCCAAGGGGAAATGGTGGCAACGATGTGGGCCCAGTCTCCTGGTGGCAACGAGCATAGCCCGGAATCGATGTAACATTGAGGGTGGGAGTCGAAGGCTTCTTGCCGAATTCCGGAACAAGCCGAAGTTTTTTCGATGATACGTTCGACTTCACCGAGCAGGCATTCGCGAACATCTGCGAGCCATAGGCGGCCCG
It contains:
- a CDS encoding FAD-binding protein yields the protein MNSIKTFALAVTAALCASAITCGAAFATNPEPIRALYLTDYDGFWHKYAEQTQELRTGLSQYANVDLTVVGKKQADTLDTMNTENFSNGYDVIVYNFCLAENNDYDMIHNMISQSRDNGIPAVFIHCAMHSFRSTSDSLSWWDNWRTRWARWQWQVANFGEDFPHWWEFTGVDSVKHDWKRSVVATQASNHPITALLPQEIDSPRDEVYQVTATTGDLTPLYTAYSPQTRREEVVAWTRVENGTRLFGTTLGHDSNTQNLGSFLNLVGNGILWVTDHLNADGAPEQGYEGNEQFPNYQSTVTCDASQIIEARNIEEVQEAVTLANELDKSLKVVSLNTSNSNSKFICPEHGGILLNVWQMNQVLAVDEDLMTVTVEPGIRATELSEILHGYDLAIRAMPDYTGVSIAGGIATAAHHSSLNIPSSMADMVVGMKIVDGEGNLRVFDEDTVASVATHLGMLGVVVEITLQAEPQFKLSYGHEKGSDIGLEYLIEEKVREHDYARVMWFAGNDRYVMDYYDRVDNDTSGTSQHNLWESSASAFRIAGDIPYRVLNSAPLRAQCDSALLRSMFWFAPIDSQESGWGKTVGWSHEMLGSYCTPGTCPWDVDNVKSRTMEAAFPLADLANWMDDVRGIIDANRACFPVLGLYLRFSKASDRWAAFNYGEDMVAFEIHIPKIANEDAMERSAAVYDEIVQMTIRKYDGRPHWGKNSSAYFVGIDEDNYPKWDDFLELKEDLDPNGLFNNKIWRQLNRDAEIVNYPGCVLARDCICQSDSDCGQGKSCVSGGFYEEARVCR